A stretch of DNA from Rattus rattus isolate New Zealand chromosome 1, Rrattus_CSIRO_v1, whole genome shotgun sequence:
AGTGAAGTACCAAGAGCCTCTGGATGATGTGCCCTAGCGAAGCTGTGTCTGAGGGAGACCCTACTAGGAAGTAATGATCTAATTCAGATGGCCCCTTGAAGTactgaaacatctctctctctctctcccttccaagttGTTATCACCGTGGTGTTCCTTACCCTGCTCTCAGTGGTGACCTTGATCTTCTTTTACCTGTACAAGAATAAAGGCAGCTACGTCACCTATGAGCCTGCAGAAGGGGAGCCCAGCGCCATCCTCCAGATGGAGACTGACTCAGCCAAgggcaaagagaaggaagagtacTTCATCTAATGAGCCCCAGACTGGAGGGGCCAGTTCCTGGCTCCAACACTGAGACACTGCCTCTGTAGTTAGGGAATGTAAAGTGGAATTGAGTGATACAGGCAAATTCACTCACCTCCCAGGACACAGCCCCCAATACCGGCATCACTGACTCCAGGGTCCAGAGACACGGAGAGAGCTGCTCATGACGCTGGGCCTTGGTAAGGACAGGACAAAAACTGGCCAACAAAGTGGGGCTGTGCCCGAGTTGGAAGTGAGGTCACAGGCTGGTTGATGTCCCCTCCCTAGTTGCCTAGCAATAACCCCATGTGTAGCTATCTAGTCTTCCTGGAGGCTGGATACCACAAGAAGGGGTCAGGCCAGGGTGGATAGGAGTCTGAGAATGTTACTGTCTTTGTTTGATCTGAGCCCCACCGTTCCCCCAACAGTCTTAAACTAACACTGTTTTTATCCAAATTAAACTTATTATAAAAGTAAGATTTTCATTTACAAGAACTAAATTTTTCCTTGGTttgcttaagctttgtacagcatTTTTCTCTTGCATGTTTAACTCACCTGCTTATGTTATCTCAGTAAGAAAGTGTAATGGAGTTCTGCAGGTCCCGGAACTAACTCTTCAGGAGCTGGGAATGAGGACAGCCCAGGAGGTTTGTCCCAAGATGAACATCACccaaaacacatgaaaaataagTTGGTTTGTTCTTAATCCTGG
This window harbors:
- the Smagp gene encoding small cell adhesion glycoprotein → MNNLPATPSPEELMTTPVFQAPETMSPQAEEASTALIAVVITVVFLTLLSVVTLIFFYLYKNKGSYVTYEPAEGEPSAILQMETDSAKGKEKEEYFI